A region from the Cyprinus carpio isolate SPL01 chromosome A8, ASM1834038v1, whole genome shotgun sequence genome encodes:
- the LOC109094664 gene encoding C-type natriuretic peptide 3-like isoform X1, whose protein sequence is MIANIYIFCVSSLLLLNLVGAKPVTSLQQSLQQLLDEEVNTPFVESEMEQKDARAEKSALDERAEQQWDSDARNSALAGKDSAFERLLGDLLSTSKRSWSRFKKGGLRSCFGVRLERIGSFSGLGC, encoded by the exons ATGATCGCCAACATCTATATATTCTGCGTGTCTTCACTTCTACTTTTAAACTTGGTCGGTGCCAAACCAGTTACCAGTTTACAG cAGAGTCTTCAGCAGTTGTTAGATGAAGAAGTGAACACGCCGTTTGTGGAGTCGGAGATGGAGCAGAAAGATGCGAGAGCGGAGAAGAGCGCACTGGACGAGCGCGCGGAGCAACAGTGGGATTCAGACGCGCGCAACTCAGCGCTGGCCGGGAAAGATAGCGCGTTCGAGCGTCTCCTAGGAGACTTACTGTCCACATCCAAGCGCTCGTGGAGTCGATTCAAGAAAGGCGGGCTGAGGAGCTGCTTTGGGGTCAGACTCGAAAGAATCGGGTCTTTTAGCGGACTCGGGTGTTAA
- the LOC109094663 gene encoding natriuretic peptides A-like: MIRGLILTGLLVLLWNQMDVQAHVLSRHSPVINMAKLKSLLQQFEEALATEEAPERAVDYEDSNTALEQSPASVSWDRDREEEAAPAEDTSPPDGFETQRNRLIDLLMSTRSKSLSGCFGGRLDRIGSSSTLGCNSKKG, translated from the exons ATGATCAGAGGACTTATTCTCACAGGACTGCTGGTCCTGCTATGGAACCAGATGGATGTACAAGCGCACGTGTTGAGCAGACACAGTCCCGTCATCAACATGGCCAAGCTGAAG AGCTTGCTGCAGCAGTTTGAGGAGGCCCTGGCCACAGAAGAGGCTCCTGAGAGAGCCGTCGATTATGAGGACAGCAACACGGCGCTGGAGCAGAGCCCGGCTTCTGTGTCCtgggacagagacagagaggaggaagCAGCTCCGGCGGAGGACACCAGCCCCCCGGATGGATTTGAGACGCAGAGAAATCGCCTCATAGATCTTCTCATGTCAACCCGGAGCAAAAGCCTGTCTGGCTGTTTCGGGGGACGGCTGGATCGCATAGGGTCCTCCAGCACCCTTGGGTGCAACTCTAAAAAAGGTTAG
- the LOC109094665 gene encoding brain natriuretic peptide-like, whose amino-acid sequence MKSIDIPLVGLLLLFSVQLMGAFPLQNTALTSEDMDVLKLLLQRLEESIPAASQEHTLTREEETRAQSQPQTDTRDYLSARDLRTVRQDSKRHSGCFGRKLDRIGSMSSLGCNTAGRSGSKKW is encoded by the exons ATGAAGTCGATTGACATTCCTTTAGTCGGCCTTCTCTTGCTCTTCAGCGTTCAGCTCATGGGCGCGTTCCCGCTGCAAAACACAGCCTTAACCAGCGAGGACATGGATGTCTTAAAG CTTCTTCTACAGCGACTGGAAGAGTCCATTCCCGCTGCTTCTCAAGAGCACACACTGACGAGAGAGGAGGAAACCCGCGCTCAGTCTCAACCCCAGACTGACACGAGAGACTATCTGTCTGCTCGGGACCTGAGGACGGTCCGGCAGGACTCCAAGAGACACTCCGGGTGTTTCGGGCGCAAACTCGACAGAATCGGCTCCATGTCGTCCCTGGGGTGTAACACCGCCGGGCGTTCAG gtTCTAAGAAGTGGTGA
- the LOC109094664 gene encoding C-type natriuretic peptide 3-like isoform X2, with protein MIANIYIFCVSSLLLLNLVGAKPVTSLQSLQQLLDEEVNTPFVESEMEQKDARAEKSALDERAEQQWDSDARNSALAGKDSAFERLLGDLLSTSKRSWSRFKKGGLRSCFGVRLERIGSFSGLGC; from the exons ATGATCGCCAACATCTATATATTCTGCGTGTCTTCACTTCTACTTTTAAACTTGGTCGGTGCCAAACCAGTTACCAGTTTACAG AGTCTTCAGCAGTTGTTAGATGAAGAAGTGAACACGCCGTTTGTGGAGTCGGAGATGGAGCAGAAAGATGCGAGAGCGGAGAAGAGCGCACTGGACGAGCGCGCGGAGCAACAGTGGGATTCAGACGCGCGCAACTCAGCGCTGGCCGGGAAAGATAGCGCGTTCGAGCGTCTCCTAGGAGACTTACTGTCCACATCCAAGCGCTCGTGGAGTCGATTCAAGAAAGGCGGGCTGAGGAGCTGCTTTGGGGTCAGACTCGAAAGAATCGGGTCTTTTAGCGGACTCGGGTGTTAA